The Gammaproteobacteria bacterium genomic sequence AGCATCGGCGGCCGCGGCCGGGACTGAACCGCAGGATGGGGACAGTACATGTATATGCATACATGTACTGTCCCCTCAGCTGAACCTCTGCCGGAATGACAACTCCAACGGAAAGGCCAGTCACTGGATGGCATTACACAATGCAAAGATTGTTGTCGTTGATTCTCCTGGTGCTGCCGCTGGTGGCGCAGGCCGGGCCGCGTGACACTGTTGCGGGCCTGCAGCTGGCGCTGCTGGAGTTTGCGCAAAGCGAGGTTGCCGGTTTTGAAGACCGCTACACTGCGCTGCGACCGGTGGTCGAATCAACTCATGACCTCGATTACATTGCGCGCCTGACGCTGGGACGGTACTGGCGCGATCTCGCGGCGGAGCAACGCACCCGGTTTATTGACCGGTTTCGCCAGCTGGCGATCAGCAGTTACGCGGCTCGCTTTCCGCAGTTTGCCGGCGAGAAGTTTGAATTCGTCAGCGAGGCGCAGCAGCCACGTGGCGTGTTCATGGTGCGCACCCGGCTGCACCGGCCGAGCGGCGAGAGCATCGATTTTGACTACCTGTTACGCGAGACTGCCGACGGCTGGCGTATCGTCAACATCATGGTCGACGGCGTCAGCGACCTGGCACTGAAGCGCGCAGAGTATGCCGGCGTGCTGCGCAACGGCAGCGCAGATGACCTGCTGCAACTGCTCGACGAGCAGTTGACCCGGCTGCGCAGCGGCTGACCCGGTTCGACTCTTGTCCTC encodes the following:
- a CDS encoding transporter, with product MQRLLSLILLVLPLVAQAGPRDTVAGLQLALLEFAQSEVAGFEDRYTALRPVVESTHDLDYIARLTLGRYWRDLAAEQRTRFIDRFRQLAISSYAARFPQFAGEKFEFVSEAQQPRGVFMVRTRLHRPSGESIDFDYLLRETADGWRIVNIMVDGVSDLALKRAEYAGVLRNGSADDLLQLLDEQLTRLRSG